TCTCTGTTTCGCCCAACTATTATGACTATGCTTACAAGTTTCAACTGCAAGACTGGCTAACTTGGCTGCGGCTGAATATTTTGGATGAGCTAATTGTGCAAATTTATCGTCCTAATCTGCAAAGTTTTATCGCTAATCTTTCCCGCGCAGAAATTCAAGAAGCGCAACAAACTATACCAACTGGAGTTGGAATTATGGCAGGTTTACGAAATAACCCAGTTCCAATACAACAAATTTATTCCCAAGTACAGGCAGCTAAAGAACGTGGTTTGGGTGTAGCCTTCTTTTATTATGAAAGCCTTTGGAATAATGCTCCAGAATCTGTGACAGAGCGGCAAGCTGCATTTCAAAATCTTTTCCCTAATCCTATGTTCCGCGCTAGGCTGGAATAGCTGATTAATTTCTCCTCACATATCATATATAGATATTGTTCAAGCATTTACTTTCCAACAATCATCACTTGAAATAACAAATAGATTAAAATTTATCAAGCAAGCTGATGTAATAAAAAATAATAATCAAGTCACTTATGGCTACTGAAACCAGTCTGCAAGGAAATATGCGCCAGGGTAATCTTGGGGACAACTTCGCCCAAGAACAATTTTCTGACAAAGAAACATTCCAATGGACAAAGCAGTGGTATCCAGTAGCCGTTGTAGATTTCCTCGATCCTTCTCGTCCCCATGCCATGCAATTACTGGGAAAGGATATCGTCTTGTGGCGGGATGGCTCCAGTAAATGGCGTTGCTTTGAAGATTTTTGTCCCCATCGACTAGCCCCTCTTTCGGAAGGGCGTGTTGAGCCTGACGGTACGTTGTTATGTGCTTATCATGCTTGGCGCTTTGATTATCAAGGTAACTGCATTAGTATTCCTCAATCAAAAGATCAGCAGACAGAAGCTAAGAACTGCTCAAATCCTAAGTCATGCGCTGTCGCCTATCCGACACAGGAGCGCCAGGGTTTATTGTGGGTATGGGCAGAGGCAGGTTCTCAGGCTCAACTTGAAAGTCAATCGCAGACACCGCGCATTGTTCCAGAACTAGAGGAAGACTCACAAAGAGTTGTCCAGGGGTTTTGGAATATCCGCGACCTTCCTTATGGATGGGACTTTTTCATGGAAAATGTGGCAGATCCTGCTCATGTGCCAGTTTCCCACCACGGAATTGTCGGCAATAGATATAAGGATGCTAAATACTACGATATGATTCCAGTCCGGGAGATTTCTACACAAGAAGGATTCTCCTATGAAATCACTCCTGTGGCTGCGACAATTGAGCAAGCAGTTCACGACTTTCAACCGCCCTGCCACATGAGAATCGTTTCAAAGTCTCATGATGGCGGTAAGCTAATCCTAGCTTTATATGCTATTCCTACGCGTCCTGGATGGTGTCGTCATATCGGTTGCCAAGTTTTTGTGAAGAATGAGGAAGGGAAGCTTCCGCAAGGTTTGGGAATATTTGGCTTACCGTTACCAACTTGGTTAGGTCATGTGTTGTCTTCTTTGTTTCTGCACCAAGATATGGTGTTTCTCCATTATGAAGAGAAAATTGTAGCGCAACGCAGTAAAGGCAAATGGCTAGATGCAGTATATACGCCAAATCCTCAAGATAAGATGGTAATTGCGTTTCGCCAATGGCTGGAGAAGCGGGCGGGTGGTGGTATACCTTGGAACTCAGGGCATGGCGCTGACTTACCCCCAGCAGAGAAAGACAAGCAAAAACTTCTGGATGTGTGGACAACACATACTCAGCAATGCATGGTTTGCCAAAAAGCACTGAAAAGGATTAATCGCCTGACTGTGTTAGCTTATGTAGCTGCTGCTGTGTGTTTTTGTTTGGGTTTAATTGTCGATGCCAGGGCTGTGGCCTTGAAAGGTGCGATGTTAGGCCAAACAACCACTTCCCTGTTAACTGTTGTTCCTCCAGCAGGCTTTTGGTGGGCGCTTGCTGGAACAATCATATTTGCAGTGGTGGGGTATTTGCTGAAGAAATTAAGCCGACTTTTCTATGTTTACGAGTTTGAACACGCTCACAATGATTGATTAGCGATTCAATATTCAAAACATAGCTACGTAGCAGTTAAATATGAATCATTGATTGGTTTAAATAAACCCAGTACCATATTAGACTTGTCACCCTAGTATGTGTTTTCTACCTCTGTTGGGAACTTGCTAGTTTATCTGCAAGTTTGATATTGCCTGGCGACCCTTCCTCAAAAATCGAGCCAGCGATCGCATGATCTAAACGCGATCGCACCTTTGCTAACAAATTATCTGGCA
This region of Nostoc sp. UHCC 0302 genomic DNA includes:
- a CDS encoding Rieske 2Fe-2S domain-containing protein, with protein sequence MATETSLQGNMRQGNLGDNFAQEQFSDKETFQWTKQWYPVAVVDFLDPSRPHAMQLLGKDIVLWRDGSSKWRCFEDFCPHRLAPLSEGRVEPDGTLLCAYHAWRFDYQGNCISIPQSKDQQTEAKNCSNPKSCAVAYPTQERQGLLWVWAEAGSQAQLESQSQTPRIVPELEEDSQRVVQGFWNIRDLPYGWDFFMENVADPAHVPVSHHGIVGNRYKDAKYYDMIPVREISTQEGFSYEITPVAATIEQAVHDFQPPCHMRIVSKSHDGGKLILALYAIPTRPGWCRHIGCQVFVKNEEGKLPQGLGIFGLPLPTWLGHVLSSLFLHQDMVFLHYEEKIVAQRSKGKWLDAVYTPNPQDKMVIAFRQWLEKRAGGGIPWNSGHGADLPPAEKDKQKLLDVWTTHTQQCMVCQKALKRINRLTVLAYVAAAVCFCLGLIVDARAVALKGAMLGQTTTSLLTVVPPAGFWWALAGTIIFAVVGYLLKKLSRLFYVYEFEHAHND